From Bombina bombina isolate aBomBom1 chromosome 1, aBomBom1.pri, whole genome shotgun sequence:
ACATGtagaattttaaatataaatagttCATGATGTCAAAACATCTGTGTTAAATTGAAACTGAAAATTGTACTCTCTGTCTGAGTTTTCTTATAATACCAAACctcgagagagagaaaaaaaataaaataataatataattttcccctctctcttcctctggaGCACAGTATATAGAGTCTGCCAATATATTCCAAGTAGGACTAAGTCTGTATTTTTAAATGGAAATGTAATAATGCCCTGTTCTTCATTAGAGAGGGATTTAATAAAAATTGACCATTTTCCAAAAAAAAGACCACACTTGTGGTTCTAAATTGGCATCAGTGTCTCTCTGTTCGATGATACATTGCTTTTTAATAAAACTCATTATTTCTATAAATTTAGGTAttgccttatctttccacttgtggAAGATGaggcagagcatgtcattttaagagatttttaatTCCACTTCTATATTTAAATGTGCttggttctcttagtatcccttgttgaaaaagaatactcacatatcctatactagtgggagctagctgcttattggtacctgcacacatttgtctcttgtgatttgctaactagatgtgttccgctagctgtcagtagtgcaatgatgttccttcagcaaaggataacaagataatgaagcacatttgattatagaagtaacttggaaagttgtttaaattggggtttcatgtccctttaaaacgctCACTCGGAAGCCACAGGGAAATTGAGCAGGCACGACTGGTGAGATGACCAAGAGAGGTAATTGTGTGACCTTGACAATTAGCAGCCGAGTTCTGTTCAGCAGCTGCAATGTTTGCAGTTTCTAAGtgtgactttaaatatgtgttcaGCCCCTTGCAGGCTTCCAGAGTCAATAGTGCTTAATTACATATTTAAACTaacaagagcatgtcattttcgcACTGCAATGTCCTTTTAACGGGTAGAAGTGTAGAACATAATTATATTGCCTATAAAGCATTAAGCAAAAAATTTTTTCACCAACTTTGTGTCAAATTTTGTATATTACATCCATGATTTACAATGAAAgtgtaaccccccccccaaaaaaaagtatgCACATACTCCTTCATTAAAGACAACATATGTACCTGAATATCATCTCTAAAACATTAATATTCTTTATAGTCAACACAATATTAATGTTCAAGTACATTAataaaatttcaaacaactttatttGGTGGGCTTCTTGTATGAATAGTCTGATGTCTAACCAAATGTGATCTTCGGGAGAAGGATTTTCCACATTCAGCACATGTAAAAGGTCTCTCTCCAGTATGAACCTTCTGATGTCTAACAAGATGTGAGCTGTGACCAAAACATTTGCCACATTCTGTGCAGAGATATGGCTTCTCTCCGGTGTGAACTCTCTTGTGTATTATAAGATTTGAGCTGCTAATAAACCTTTTCCCACATTCATTGCAGACATATGGCCGTTCTCCTGTATGGACCCTCTGGTGCATTACAAGGTATGACCCACTGATAAAACTTTTTCCGCACACTTTGCATTTGTGTGGTCTTTCCCCTGTGTGAGTTCTCTTGTGAACAATAAGACTTGCATTCTGAGTAAAACTCTTTCCACATTCTTTACATGTATAGGACTTTGCTTCTGTCTGGATTCTCCTTTCTGTCCCTGGCTTTGAGCCATATATAATATGTTTTGTTATACTACGCTTAATAATAGGGTTGAGTTTCTGCCCTATATGGGATGTTTGGTGAACAAGAAAGAATGAATGCTCACTGAAATAATCTCCACAATCATTGCACTTGTAGCTCCTTTCTTGAGTATTCTTTTGACTTTCGTCCTTGCCAGAcggtatgcattttttatataatgGACCTTCTCTTTCACTGGTGAACTTCATCTTTGTTGATAAGCTTTTCCAAATTGCATGTTTTTTGTTTACTCTTGCTGATGTTATGTTTTCTCCTCTATCAGGTTTTTGCAAAAATTGATCATCTCCAATTGTCAGATCAGGTGATTCTGGGGTTTTTAATTTGTTTCTATAGATTAATTcatctaaaaaaataatgaaaacataataACATTGTGCTTTACTATAATTATGTGGCATCAACTTCTAGAACCACACTACAAAATGCTCCCATTTACTCATGAATAAAAttcataaagcagaaaaaaaacaaaattcattctttcctgataaatttctttctttccggatatggtgagtccacggattcatcaattactgttggtaatatcactcctgaccagcaggaagaggcaaagagcaccacagcaaagctgttaagtatcacttcccttcccacaaaccccagtcattggaaggcaaaagaatcaaatttagaaattttggaaaaattatgcagagaagaccaatttGCAGTCTTGCAGAATTGTCCCACAgaaatttcatttttgaaagcccaagaagaggaaacagctctcgtggaatgagccgtaattctttcaggaggctgctgtccagcagtctcaaaaacCAAAcgaatacttctcaaccagagaaaaaacagaatttatgcctacctgataaattactttctcttgcggtgtatccagtccacggattcatccattatttgtgggatattctccttccctacaggaagtggcaaagagagcacacagcagagctgtccatatagctccccctctagctccaccccccagtcattcgaccaaaggttaggaagaaaaaggagaaaccatagggtgcagtggtgactgtagtttaaacaaaaaattttttacctgacttaaatgccagggcgggccgtggactggatacaccgcaagagaaagtaatttatcaggtaagcataaattctgttttctcttgcaaggtgtatccagtccacggattcatccattacttgtgggataccaataccaaagctttaggacatggatgaagggagggaacaagacaggtaccctttaaacggaaggcaccactgcttgtaaaacctttctcccaaaaatagcctccaaggaagcaaaagtatcaaatatgtaaaatttggaaaaagtacgctgccttacaaatctgttcaacagaagctttgttttttaaaagatcatgtggaagccactgctctggtagaatgagcagtaattgtttcaggaagctgctggccagcagtctcgtaggccaaacggatgatgcttttcagccaaaaggaaagagaggtaacagtcgctttctgacctctcctcttaccagaatagacaacacaaaaggaagatgtttgtctgaaatccttagttgcttgtaagtagaactttaaagcacaaaccacatcaggATTATTTAAGCGACGTTCCTTCTTcgatacagagaaggaacaacaatttcctggttaatattcttgttagaaataaCCTTATGAAGAAAACCAGGTATGGAacgaaaaactaccttatctgcatggaacaccagcggaaggtgaatcacactgtaaggcaaataactctgagactcttcgagtagaagagatagctaccaaaacaaaaattttccaagataacaacttaatatctat
This genomic window contains:
- the LOC128652650 gene encoding zinc finger protein 239-like, coding for MDESVADSVTDDASNTNDTVYVDNEETMKIDDVTVCFSVEELDSLEDREKGQHNNQNTKNHQSPNLVGYLYVKPETVPRIHRGEELCVKSDLYTHKRKKRANCSLDELIYRNKLKTPESPDLTIGDDQFLQKPDRGENITSARVNKKHAIWKSLSTKMKFTSEREGPLYKKCIPSGKDESQKNTQERSYKCNDCGDYFSEHSFFLVHQTSHIGQKLNPIIKRSITKHIIYGSKPGTERRIQTEAKSYTCKECGKSFTQNASLIVHKRTHTGERPHKCKVCGKSFISGSYLVMHQRVHTGERPYVCNECGKRFISSSNLIIHKRVHTGEKPYLCTECGKCFGHSSHLVRHQKVHTGERPFTCAECGKSFSRRSHLVRHQTIHTRSPPNKVV